One Gossypium hirsutum isolate 1008001.06 chromosome A11, Gossypium_hirsutum_v2.1, whole genome shotgun sequence genomic window carries:
- the LOC107889378 gene encoding protein WVD2-like 2 — translation MGRELRGVQVDNKPNGLVKSNGAVNKKSSPPALKSPGAGNTQAHLTFSKTAANGIANGDSPPFPIKDSETNSPKTPLISRKHTDEEDNWSVASSTAASVRTARSRVTIGTAPTFRSAERAEKRREFHQKLEEKHQALEAERSQYEARLREEQEAAIKQLRKGLFVKANPVPSFYYEGPPPKVELKKLPLTRPKSPNLTRRKSCSDVVHSTEDEKAKSCCRAHHHSFGNLRERSTTVNEEKNKGQVSGERGGKLKNRAKQVKDVTKSSPAKLTEQHSNANISVQS, via the exons ATGGGGAGGGAACTCAGAGGTGTTCAAGTGGACAATAAGCCAAACGGCTTAGTGAAATCAAATGGTGCGGTGAATAAGAAGTCAAGTCCCCCAGCATTGAAATCCCCTGGTGCTGGAAATACTCAAGCACACCTCACTTTCTCCAAAACTGCTGCAAATGGCATCGCAAATGGTGACTCTCCACCTTTCCCTATCAAGGATTCTGAG aCGAACTCTCCAAAGACTCCTTTGATATCAAGAAAGCATACTGATGAAGAAGATAATTGGTCTGTCGCTTCCTC TACTGCTGCATCTGTACGAACTGCTAGATCGAGGGTAACTATTGGGACTGCTCCAACTTTTAGAAGTGCTGAACGAGCTGAGAAACGGAGGGAG TTTCACCAAAAGTTGGAGGAAAAACACCAAGCTCTGGAGGCCGAGAGAAGCCAGTATGAGGCCAGGCTCAGG GAAGAGCAAGAGGCGGCCATTAAGCAGCTTCGAAAGGGCCTGTTTGTCAAAGCAAACCCGGTACCTAGTTTCTACTACGAAGGACCTCCACCAAAGGTTGAACTGAAGAAG ctGCCATTGACTCGGCCAAAGTCACCAAATCTTACCCGGAGAAAGAGTTGTAGTGACGTAGTCCACTCAACCGAGGATGAAAAGGCAAAAAGTTGCTGCCGGGCTCACCACCACAGCTTTGGTAACCTTAGGGAACGGTCCACTACTGTAAACGAGGAGAAAAACAAGGGTCAGGTGAGTGGAGAGAGAGGTGGCAAGTTGAAAAATAGAGCAAAGCAGGTAAAAGATGTGACGAAATCCTCGCCGGCTAAACTCACGGAGCAGCATAGTAATGCTAACATCTCGGTTCAATCATGA